The region CTGCATCTTGACTCCGCTCACGCTCAACTGCGTTTTCGCCGAGATTTCCTCATAGTTATAGCCATCGGCACGCATGAGCAGGATGCGGCGAGAACGCTCCGGCAGTTTCGCCAAAGCTTTCCGAAGGTCCATGCGGTGCTGAAGAGCGCCGGCCGGATCCCCTTTCTGCCTCAACAGGTTGGGCTCGAGCGCCTCTTCCCGCTGTCGATATTTCTTTCTGAAATAGTCCTGCGTTACATGGATCGCGATCTTGATCACGAATCCCCGCAGGCTCATGCGGTCTCGTATGTTGGGGAAGTTCTTGAGAAACCGCATGAACGTCTCCTGACACAGCTCATCGACGAGGTCCGGGTCGTGGAACTTCTGCCAGAAGAATCTCTGGATGGGCGGCTCGAGCTCGCGACACAGCGAGTTCAGTGCGTCGTCGTCACCTTTTCGAGCCTTGCGCAGGAGATCTGCGAGATGAGCGCTTCGGTCTTCTCCCATGATGCATCGCGCGGGCTCACCCCCGGCGCCACCGGGTCGGGCCCGCCCCCTCTCGATCGTCCATCCTGTCGGTCTGCCCGGCAACCATATCACAGGTCGCGGGGCGGGCCGGTCAAGTGGATCGCGCCCTGCGTCTCTTCTTTATGAAGAGAAACACGACGACTAATCCGGAACACCCCACCACGACGGGCATCCAGGGCGGCCGGGAACGGGATGTCGCCGGAAGCGTCAAAGGCTGCCAGTCCCCGTTCAGGACGAAGGGGGCCCAATAGAACGGATCCTTTTTGTCCCCCTCGGACGCCTCCAGGTAATCCAGCTTGGCCTGGCGCAACGCCTGTTTTTTGCTCGCTCCGGAGTGGAGGCCTTCGTAGAA is a window of Vicinamibacteria bacterium DNA encoding:
- a CDS encoding RNA polymerase sigma factor; translation: MGEDRSAHLADLLRKARKGDDDALNSLCRELEPPIQRFFWQKFHDPDLVDELCQETFMRFLKNFPNIRDRMSLRGFVIKIAIHVTQDYFRKKYRQREEALEPNLLRQKGDPAGALQHRMDLRKALAKLPERSRRILLMRADGYNYEEISAKTQLSVSGVKMQVKRNLERLRSTLTDVTLSSLVTTIVTKGLIELSRNGLG